The following coding sequences are from one Bacteroidales bacterium window:
- a CDS encoding TonB-dependent receptor: MSNICQFIFLGLFLTINVHAQKKYTVSGSITDGSNGEDLIGATVSIPGTSTGAVTNAYGFYSISLPEGKYTLRYSFVGYTYKDIPLQLSGDLKMNISLDINETELEEVIISAEAKNINVSKPEMSVERLSSKTIKSIPALMGEVDVIKAVQLLPGVQSTAEGSSGFSVRGGGHDQNLILLDEATVYNASHLMGFFSVFNNDAVSDVKLYKGDIPATFGGRLSSVMDIRSRNGNNQRFSGTGGIGLISSRLTLEGPIGNDQLTFLLSGRRTYADLFLKMSTDKDLRKTKLYFYDMNAKLNYRINDNNRIFLAGYFGKDVLSAAGLAGIEFGNKTLTFRWNHTFSPKLFSNFSLIGSFYDYYMDTNFGSTIDEYWKSQMQDYGFKADLSYHLNPKHHLKFGYNFVFHRFSLGEGGGKSDNSILQKVLFPKEFAAEHAIYIASESSIGDHLTLKYGLRWGLFQNISNGEEIKYLDDYQVTEIKTIEKRKIYHHQNQLEPRVGMLYQFNEKYSLKASYARTVQYIQLASNSTAGSPLDVWFQASPNIKPQLCDQYALGYFRNFSDNAWEASVELYYKNMKNVVDFKDHAELMANEDLEQEVRFGKGYAYGTEFMLRKNSGKLSGWISYTWSHSKRKIDEINNGEWYRSPYDKPHNISLVATYELSHKWTISGNWVYATGNPVTFPTGRYEMENQYVPIYSGRNEYRYPDYHRLDLSVTWNLSKPGSRLKNELNFSIYNAYARKNPWTIYFKQEKEKPDVTYAEMLYLFSIVPSVTWNFTF, encoded by the coding sequence TTGAGTAATATCTGTCAATTCATTTTTTTAGGGTTATTTTTAACCATTAACGTACATGCACAAAAAAAATATACTGTTAGCGGAAGTATTACCGATGGCAGTAATGGTGAAGACCTGATCGGTGCCACCGTCTCTATTCCGGGTACATCAACAGGAGCAGTAACCAATGCATATGGGTTTTATTCTATCAGCCTCCCGGAAGGCAAATACACATTGAGGTATTCTTTTGTAGGATACACCTATAAAGATATACCATTACAATTATCCGGCGATCTGAAAATGAATATTTCATTAGATATCAATGAAACCGAGCTGGAAGAAGTGATCATTTCTGCCGAAGCTAAGAATATCAATGTATCCAAACCTGAAATGAGTGTGGAAAGGCTTTCTTCAAAAACCATCAAGAGTATTCCGGCCCTGATGGGAGAAGTAGATGTGATCAAAGCCGTACAATTACTTCCGGGTGTACAATCCACTGCTGAAGGATCCTCCGGATTTAGCGTCAGGGGAGGCGGACACGACCAGAACCTGATTTTACTGGATGAAGCAACGGTATATAACGCGTCACACCTGATGGGATTCTTCTCTGTTTTCAATAATGATGCTGTCAGCGATGTAAAACTTTATAAGGGTGATATCCCGGCAACATTCGGAGGACGATTGTCTTCCGTTATGGATATTCGTTCGAGGAACGGTAATAATCAGCGTTTTTCAGGTACAGGAGGTATCGGGCTTATTTCCAGCCGTCTCACTCTGGAAGGACCGATAGGCAATGATCAATTGACCTTTCTCTTATCCGGGCGCAGGACTTATGCCGATCTTTTTCTGAAAATGTCTACCGACAAGGACCTGCGGAAAACCAAACTTTATTTCTATGATATGAATGCCAAGTTGAATTACCGGATCAATGACAATAACCGGATTTTCCTGGCCGGTTATTTCGGTAAGGATGTACTTTCGGCAGCAGGCCTGGCCGGAATAGAGTTCGGGAACAAAACGCTTACTTTCCGCTGGAACCATACCTTTTCTCCGAAATTATTCTCTAACTTCTCATTGATAGGTAGTTTTTATGATTATTACATGGATACCAATTTCGGTTCGACGATCGATGAATATTGGAAATCACAAATGCAGGATTACGGTTTTAAAGCAGATCTATCCTATCATCTTAACCCCAAACATCATCTAAAATTCGGGTATAATTTTGTTTTTCACAGGTTCAGTCTTGGCGAAGGTGGTGGAAAAAGCGACAATTCCATACTTCAAAAAGTACTTTTCCCAAAAGAATTTGCAGCAGAGCATGCCATTTATATCGCCAGCGAGAGCAGTATCGGAGATCACCTTACCCTGAAATACGGGCTTCGCTGGGGATTGTTCCAGAACATCAGCAACGGTGAAGAGATCAAATATCTGGATGATTATCAGGTAACTGAGATCAAAACAATTGAAAAAAGGAAAATCTACCATCATCAAAACCAGCTGGAGCCACGCGTGGGGATGCTATATCAATTCAATGAAAAATACTCACTGAAAGCAAGTTATGCAAGGACTGTACAGTATATTCAACTCGCATCAAATTCTACCGCAGGTTCACCCCTGGATGTCTGGTTCCAGGCTTCCCCGAATATTAAACCCCAACTGTGCGACCAATACGCTTTGGGGTACTTCCGGAATTTTTCCGATAATGCATGGGAGGCTTCTGTCGAACTGTACTACAAAAACATGAAAAATGTAGTTGATTTTAAAGATCATGCCGAATTAATGGCCAATGAAGACCTGGAACAAGAAGTACGGTTCGGTAAAGGATACGCTTATGGGACGGAATTCATGCTTCGTAAAAACTCAGGTAAGCTCAGCGGATGGATCAGCTACACATGGTCCCACAGCAAAAGAAAAATCGATGAGATCAATAACGGGGAATGGTACCGTTCTCCCTATGACAAGCCGCATAATATATCTCTAGTTGCCACCTATGAATTGTCTCATAAATGGACTATTTCAGGTAACTGGGTATATGCTACCGGAAATCCTGTAACCTTTCCGACCGGAAGATACGAAATGGAAAACCAATACGTCCCGATTTATTCCGGTCGTAATGAATATCGTTATCCCGACTATCACCGTCTGGATTTATCCGTCACATGGAATCTGTCCAAACCCGGGAGCCGTTTAAAAAACGAGCTGAATTTTTCCATATATAACGCTTATGCCCGGAAAAACCCATGGACCATTTATTTTAAACAGGAAAAAGAAAAACCGGATGTAACTTATGCGGAAATGCTTTATCTATTTTCTATTGTCCCTTCCGTTACCTGGAATTTCACATTTTAA